In Molothrus ater isolate BHLD 08-10-18 breed brown headed cowbird chromosome 20, BPBGC_Mater_1.1, whole genome shotgun sequence, the following are encoded in one genomic region:
- the PDCL gene encoding phosducin-like protein: protein MTTADDKLLGEKLQYYYSSSEGEDEDSEKEDKEGESSIPESVGEVELSSDGSAVNTGPKGVINDWRRFKQLETEQRQEQRREMERLIKKLSMTCRSHLDDEAEQQKQKELQEKINGKMTLQEYNMIHNDEDDEEFLQRYRKQRMEEMRQQLYSGQQFKQVFEITSGEAFLDTVDKEHKSTLIMIHIYEDDIPGTESLNGCMICLAAEYPTVKFCRVKSSLIGASTRFTNNALPALLVYKAGELIGNFVRITDQLGEDFFAVDLEAFLQECGLLPEKDLLLLTSIHNPSACYSEDSDLEID from the exons ATGACCACTGCAGATGATAAACTGCTTGGCGAGAAGCTGCAGTATTATTACAGCAGTAGTGAGGGTGAGGATGAAGACAGTGAGAAGGAGGATAAAGAAGGGGAGAGCAGCATTCCTGAAAGTGTGGGCGAGGTGGAGCTCAGCAGCGATGGCAGCGCTGTCAACACAG GTCCCAAGGGAGTGATCAATGACTGGCGGAGGTTTAAGCAGCTGGAGACGGAGCAGCGGCAGGAGCAGCGCAGGGAGATGGAGAGGCTCATCAAGAAGCTCTCCATGACCTGCAGGTCTCACCTGGATGACgaggctgagcagcagaagcagaaagagCTTCAGGAAAAGATCAATGGAAAG ATGACTTTACAGGAATACAACATGATCCACAATGATGAGGACGATGAGGAGTTCTTGCAGCGCTACAGGAAGCAGCGGATGGAGGAGATGAGGCAGCAGTTGTACAGTGGGCAGCAATTCAAGCAGGTGTTTGAGATCACCAGTGGGGAAGCATTTCTGGACACCGTGGACAAAGAGCATAAGAGCACACTGATCATGATCCATATTTACGAAGACGATATCCCTGGCACTGAATCCCTGAATGGCTGCATGatctgcctggctgctgagtACCCAACAGTGAAATTCTGCAGAGTGAAGAGTTCACTCATTGGTGCCAGCACTCGCTTCACTAACAatgccctgccagccctgctggtctACAAGGCAGGGGAGCTCATTGGCAACTTCGTGCGCATCACCGACCAGCTGGGAGAAGATTTTTTTGCTGTAGACCTGGAGGCTTTTCTGCAGGAGTGTGGTTTGCTGCCAGAAAAAGACCTACTGCTGCTGACTTCTATACATAATCCATCTGCATGTTACAGTGAAGACAGTGATCTGGAAATAGACTGA